A DNA window from Selenomonadales bacterium contains the following coding sequences:
- the aspS gene encoding aspartate--tRNA(Asn) ligase: MSKRVLAASLSQHVGEQVTLQGWVRRTRSVGRELTFLIVADRSGESQVVLASPAADHLPSLESAVEIRGQVVASRSRAFPVEVRVETLAVLGPAETLPFPINAPELEVGLELIDRFRPLSLRHPHFQQVFRVQQQIVTHFEEYFAGQGFTRVSTPKIVATGTEGGAQLFSINYFGNTAYLAQSPQFFKQILVGSGFERVFEVGPVFRAEEHKTSRHLNEFISLDIEMGFVQDVHVLMDLEEAFLKSLLPLMHSKFGDSIKCRETIPSLPRLPLGEALAILERTYDKPIAADGNIDPEGERLICQWAEKEHGVPAVFLHSYPRSLRPFYALPGFADNTKTESFDLIFRGQEITTGGLRQHSLPLLLASMQERGLPREKYEFYLQVFRYGMPPHGGFAIGAERLTMQLLGLKNIREASILPLM, encoded by the coding sequence ATGTCAAAAAGAGTCCTTGCCGCAAGTCTCTCACAGCATGTGGGCGAACAGGTCACCCTGCAAGGTTGGGTACGGCGCACGCGTTCTGTCGGCAGAGAGCTGACGTTTCTCATCGTGGCCGACCGCAGCGGCGAAAGCCAAGTCGTGCTCGCCAGCCCGGCGGCCGACCATCTCCCCTCACTGGAAAGTGCCGTGGAGATAAGGGGCCAAGTCGTCGCTTCACGCTCGCGTGCCTTCCCGGTGGAAGTGCGGGTCGAAACCCTTGCCGTCTTAGGCCCGGCGGAGACCCTGCCCTTCCCTATTAACGCGCCCGAGCTCGAAGTAGGGCTTGAACTCATCGACCGATTTAGGCCGCTAAGCCTGCGGCACCCTCACTTTCAGCAGGTATTCCGCGTGCAGCAGCAGATTGTGACGCACTTTGAGGAGTACTTTGCGGGTCAGGGATTTACGCGGGTTAGCACGCCAAAAATCGTGGCCACCGGCACCGAAGGCGGCGCGCAGCTCTTTAGCATAAACTACTTCGGCAACACCGCCTACCTAGCGCAAAGCCCGCAGTTTTTTAAGCAGATACTAGTCGGGTCTGGTTTTGAACGCGTGTTTGAGGTGGGGCCCGTGTTTAGGGCGGAGGAGCACAAGACATCGCGCCACCTGAATGAGTTTATTAGCCTGGATATTGAGATGGGCTTTGTCCAGGACGTGCATGTCCTAATGGATTTGGAGGAGGCGTTCCTCAAGTCACTGCTCCCCTTAATGCACAGTAAGTTTGGCGACAGCATTAAGTGCAGAGAGACCATTCCCTCCCTTCCGCGCCTGCCCCTTGGTGAGGCTCTCGCCATACTGGAAAGGACTTACGACAAGCCGATAGCAGCAGATGGCAACATCGACCCCGAAGGCGAGCGCCTTATCTGTCAGTGGGCAGAAAAAGAACACGGGGTGCCGGCAGTGTTCCTGCATAGCTATCCACGCTCACTTAGGCCGTTCTATGCCCTGCCCGGATTCGCCGACAACACAAAAACCGAATCGTTTGACCTTATCTTCCGCGGGCAAGAAATAACAACCGGGGGCCTACGCCAACACTCCTTGCCGCTTCTGCTTGCAAGCATGCAAGAACGTGGATTGCCCAGAGAAAAGTACGAGTTCTATCTGCAGGTGTTTCGCTACGGCATGCCGCCGCACGGCGGCTTCGCCATCGGAGCAGAGCGCTTAACTATGCAGCTCCTAGGGCTCAAAAACATTCGCGAGGCCAGCATATTGCCGTTGATGTGA
- a CDS encoding ABC transporter ATP-binding protein, producing MIIKATNIVKRYGELLALDHLTLEVREGEVLGLLGPNGSGKTTAINCILSLLTYEKGEISVFGQPMRPDAYAVKRNIGVVMQHVAVFDELTVQENTDYFCGLYIRDAKERRRLVEEALSFVGMADFRKFYPKKLSGGLLRRLNIACGIAHKPKLIILDEPTVAVDPQSRDNILEGILSLNRAGTTVLYTSHYMEEVERICSRVVILDKGKVVASGTKEALKDMISLGEKITAEVHGLTESQLAALRTMPNLLSVNYADSLLTVKALKGTSGIESILEWLKQQRVGFGRIYSERPTLNDVFLEITGKELRD from the coding sequence TTGATAATTAAAGCGACGAATATCGTTAAGCGTTACGGCGAACTCCTTGCGCTTGACCATTTAACTCTCGAAGTGCGTGAAGGCGAAGTGCTCGGGCTACTTGGGCCTAACGGTTCCGGCAAGACTACGGCCATCAACTGCATTCTTTCCTTGCTGACGTACGAGAAAGGCGAAATTAGTGTGTTTGGCCAACCTATGCGCCCAGACGCTTACGCGGTCAAAAGAAACATCGGCGTAGTCATGCAACATGTGGCCGTTTTCGACGAGCTCACGGTACAGGAGAACACCGACTACTTTTGCGGGCTATACATTAGGGACGCCAAAGAAAGAAGACGACTCGTGGAGGAGGCCTTAAGCTTTGTCGGCATGGCTGATTTTAGGAAATTCTACCCTAAAAAACTGAGCGGTGGCTTATTGCGTCGACTCAACATCGCCTGCGGCATCGCCCATAAACCAAAACTCATCATTCTCGATGAACCGACCGTAGCGGTAGATCCGCAGAGCCGAGACAACATCCTCGAAGGGATACTATCGCTAAACCGCGCAGGCACGACGGTGCTCTATACCTCGCACTACATGGAAGAAGTTGAGCGTATTTGCTCGCGGGTAGTCATACTTGACAAAGGCAAGGTAGTGGCCAGCGGCACGAAAGAGGCGCTAAAAGACATGATCTCGCTGGGAGAAAAGATAACCGCGGAAGTGCATGGATTGACAGAAAGCCAGCTCGCCGCCCTGCGCACCATGCCAAATCTCCTCTCGGTAAACTACGCGGACAGTTTGCTTACGGTAAAGGCTCTTAAGGGCACGAGCGGGATTGAAAGCATTTTAGAGTGGCTGAAGCAGCAAAGGGTCGGGTTTGGCAGAATCTACTCTGAGCGCCCTACCCTCAACGACGTTTTCCTTGAGATTACCGGCAAAGAGCTACGAGATTAG
- the istB gene encoding IS21-like element helper ATPase IstB → MTEYKSLIPIYAKELRLPTFTRYPQIVREAEQGHFGYEEFLLRMMKAELANRQENQRKQRIRQAKLPLAKALDTFEFGNLPKLDPALIWHLAECTFIENRENIVFIGNPGTGKTHLAIGLGLMACNKGYRVRFYTAAALVNELIEAKEHKRLTRMEKQLLQVQLLILDELSYLTFNRGSAEMLFQALSSRHERGSTIITTNLAFSQWTEIFGEPMLTAATVDRLTHKSHIIDTNASSYRLKQRVANAQNFIG, encoded by the coding sequence ATGACTGAGTATAAGAGCCTCATCCCCATCTACGCCAAGGAACTTAGGCTCCCGACCTTTACGCGGTACCCGCAAATAGTACGTGAGGCTGAGCAGGGACACTTCGGCTATGAAGAATTCCTCCTGCGCATGATGAAGGCCGAGCTAGCTAACCGCCAGGAAAACCAACGCAAGCAACGCATCCGTCAAGCCAAGCTTCCACTAGCCAAAGCCCTCGACACCTTCGAGTTTGGCAATTTGCCGAAACTCGACCCGGCCCTAATCTGGCATCTTGCTGAGTGCACCTTTATAGAAAACCGCGAGAACATTGTCTTCATAGGCAACCCCGGCACGGGGAAAACGCATCTTGCCATAGGGCTAGGCCTGATGGCCTGCAATAAAGGGTATCGGGTGCGGTTCTACACAGCTGCGGCGCTAGTTAACGAACTGATTGAGGCCAAGGAACACAAGCGCCTAACTCGCATGGAGAAACAGCTCTTACAGGTACAGCTCTTAATCCTTGATGAACTATCGTATCTCACGTTCAATCGGGGAAGTGCCGAGATGTTATTTCAGGCGTTGTCATCTCGCCACGAACGCGGTAGTACAATTATTACCACAAACCTCGCTTTTTCACAGTGGACAGAAATATTCGGGGAACCAATGCTCACGGCGGCTACGGTAGATCGCCTTACGCACAAATCGCATATCATCGACACCAACGCATCCTCCTACAGACTAAAGCAACGAGTGGCTAACGCACAAAATTTTATCGGCTAA
- a CDS encoding response regulator transcription factor, translated as MKLVVVDDDPLVCQSLKTILEANPECSVVGVGHDGNEAVALFAQHLPDVLLMDIRMHPQNGLEAASLILTAHPEAKILFLTTFADTEYLVQALRIGAKGYMLKQHVESIVPALKAVCLGQRVFGDEIVTKLPPLLPENNKGGFQDGRLTGKEADILRCLALGMSNREIAATLFLSEGTVRNYISVMLEKLALRDRTQLAIFYYKHM; from the coding sequence GTGAAGCTAGTCGTAGTTGATGACGATCCGCTCGTCTGTCAATCGCTTAAGACCATCCTTGAGGCCAATCCGGAGTGCAGCGTAGTTGGGGTGGGACACGACGGCAACGAGGCTGTGGCGCTGTTCGCACAGCATTTGCCCGATGTTCTGCTGATGGACATCCGCATGCACCCGCAAAATGGGCTAGAGGCCGCGTCACTAATATTAACCGCGCATCCTGAGGCCAAGATTCTATTCTTAACTACCTTTGCTGATACCGAGTACCTAGTGCAGGCGTTGCGCATCGGTGCCAAAGGGTATATGTTAAAGCAGCACGTGGAAAGTATCGTACCTGCACTAAAGGCGGTTTGTTTAGGGCAAAGGGTATTTGGCGATGAGATAGTCACAAAACTACCCCCCCTGCTGCCTGAGAATAACAAGGGGGGGTTCCAGGATGGGCGGCTCACGGGAAAAGAGGCAGACATTTTGCGGTGCTTAGCACTAGGAATGTCTAACCGGGAGATTGCCGCCACACTATTTCTCAGTGAAGGCACCGTGCGCAACTATATCAGCGTCATGCTTGAGAAACTCGCACTTAGGGATCGCACACAACTCGCCATTTTCTACTATAAGCACATGTAG
- a CDS encoding NAD-binding protein: MPLWLIARMGVLRRNRALLAVLAMLLCVLVFGSLAFYYFERGGDQVTDIWDAAYWVTVTITTVGFGDITPKTAGGRITFVLVALGGIGTIAYVIDEIVSSSTRHQLRKMFGSGAVRMKKHTIIVGWNTKSEEAIKELKNSREEFLVVGSELNQAHLNAEGITFIAGDPTKSETLNRCNIKDARTLMIPLENDSETILVALAARRLNKGITIVATCDMREHVEMMRGAGIDHIISHTELGGRLIARAVAEPVVVDFIMDASASAEGIVIRQIKVSATTRLSDVPLKDNEKVIAWHRDQRFLLDFTGDQLLESGDHLVIIASSQ; this comes from the coding sequence ATGCCACTATGGCTGATAGCTAGGATGGGAGTTTTACGGCGCAACAGAGCGTTGCTGGCAGTTCTGGCCATGCTTCTTTGCGTGCTTGTGTTTGGCTCGTTGGCATTTTACTACTTTGAGCGGGGCGGCGACCAAGTAACAGATATCTGGGACGCCGCCTATTGGGTAACTGTAACGATAACCACAGTAGGCTTCGGTGATATTACCCCAAAAACAGCCGGGGGAAGGATTACATTTGTCTTGGTTGCGCTAGGCGGAATTGGCACCATTGCCTACGTGATCGACGAGATTGTGTCCTCGTCTACCAGGCATCAATTAAGAAAAATGTTTGGGTCAGGGGCGGTAAGAATGAAGAAGCATACCATTATCGTGGGATGGAACACCAAATCCGAAGAGGCAATAAAAGAGCTGAAGAACTCACGTGAAGAATTCTTGGTCGTGGGGAGTGAATTAAACCAAGCACACCTAAATGCCGAGGGGATAACGTTTATTGCCGGAGACCCCACAAAAAGCGAGACGCTGAATAGATGCAACATTAAAGACGCTCGGACACTCATGATACCTTTAGAGAACGATTCAGAGACTATCTTGGTTGCTCTGGCGGCCCGAAGACTAAATAAGGGCATAACCATCGTTGCCACCTGTGACATGCGGGAGCACGTAGAGATGATGCGTGGAGCAGGGATCGACCACATAATATCTCACACAGAGCTTGGTGGAAGACTAATTGCTCGCGCGGTTGCTGAACCTGTAGTCGTGGATTTTATTATGGATGCTTCAGCTTCCGCCGAAGGAATTGTGATTAGACAGATAAAAGTGAGCGCGACGACTAGGTTGTCAGATGTACCGTTAAAGGATAACGAGAAGGTGATTGCCTGGCACAGAGATCAGCGCTTCCTTTTAGATTTTACTGGTGATCAGCTTTTAGAAAGCGGAGACCATCTGGTAATTATAGCTTCTTCGCAGTAG
- a CDS encoding MFS transporter: MNRIMLLSIIVGSLTLFAFTLLSLNVLWVNVGEDGDIANLAILLASNHVFSAFSALISGFLVDRLQKKQAIVVCLLACAALAMTWLLAEKFLAVAVVVYLAINFASDLYADTFTALVAEKLSAANYVKLDAIELVTGSAVSIGSSLVSAVLLMQLSQQHVILLVTAILVASAIICYKLLPESAVESVESNEDTDVYRTGIGATIRSAWDFARENVLTDKRIMLYAAVLFVLNLDYAFIPTALPFLIMSLNETTSLVLVVIMQSGNELGEFLAASVIIKYGHYVSLLTKIGLIGSALVFTVLPLVYTFPIAATVLFVLYGAFDTLTQPYYSHFVSSLDHAKRGRILGIVSFMVLLASPLGIILGNWLSSYGMVALSMGIVTVFLFSVIVLSASKDFGSIVLAPGALDEDEDGDD, encoded by the coding sequence GTGAACAGGATAATGCTACTCTCGATAATTGTCGGTTCCCTGACATTGTTTGCATTTACGCTGCTGTCGCTCAATGTCCTCTGGGTCAATGTCGGTGAAGATGGCGACATCGCTAACTTAGCCATTCTGCTAGCCTCTAACCATGTGTTTAGTGCCTTCTCGGCACTGATTTCGGGGTTTCTTGTCGACAGGCTGCAAAAGAAACAGGCCATCGTAGTCTGCCTGCTGGCTTGCGCGGCTTTAGCGATGACCTGGTTGCTGGCGGAAAAGTTCTTAGCTGTAGCTGTTGTCGTCTACCTAGCGATAAACTTCGCCTCCGACTTGTATGCGGACACGTTCACAGCACTAGTGGCGGAAAAACTCAGCGCCGCTAACTACGTAAAGCTAGATGCGATTGAACTCGTTACAGGTAGCGCAGTTTCCATAGGCAGCAGCTTGGTGTCGGCGGTTCTACTTATGCAGCTTAGTCAGCAGCATGTAATTTTGCTGGTTACCGCTATACTGGTTGCGTCAGCCATCATCTGTTACAAGCTGTTGCCGGAAAGCGCAGTAGAGTCGGTCGAGTCGAATGAAGACACTGATGTATACAGAACGGGAATCGGTGCAACGATCCGATCCGCGTGGGATTTTGCGCGAGAAAATGTCCTTACCGATAAGCGCATCATGTTGTACGCGGCTGTTTTGTTCGTGCTAAATCTCGACTATGCCTTTATACCGACGGCGCTGCCGTTCCTCATTATGTCACTTAACGAGACAACGTCCTTAGTGCTGGTCGTCATCATGCAATCCGGCAATGAGCTCGGCGAGTTTCTTGCTGCCTCTGTAATCATCAAGTACGGGCACTATGTGTCGCTCCTAACCAAGATAGGCTTAATCGGCAGTGCGCTGGTGTTTACGGTTCTCCCTCTGGTCTACACGTTCCCAATCGCAGCAACGGTGCTGTTTGTATTATACGGCGCTTTCGATACACTGACGCAGCCATACTATAGCCACTTTGTATCATCGCTAGACCACGCTAAGCGCGGCCGCATCCTTGGGATTGTTAGTTTTATGGTGCTCTTGGCATCGCCTTTAGGCATTATACTGGGCAATTGGTTAAGCTCTTATGGCATGGTAGCGCTAAGCATGGGGATTGTTACTGTCTTTCTTTTCTCGGTGATAGTCCTTTCGGCATCCAAGGACTTTGGCAGCATTGTACTCGCGCCTGGTGCACTAGATGAAGATGAAGATGGCGACGATTAA
- a CDS encoding ATP-binding protein — translation MERFILDDLLKWKESKYRKPLILQGVRQVGKTWALKEFGRRHYSSIAYFNFEENEEYRQFFVATRDVNRILQNLMFASGQTLLPKETLVIFDEVQGCPDVINSLKYFCENASEYHVACAGSLLGIALAKPSSFPVGKVDFLNLVPMSFSEFLVANGDGNFVDYLRSIEMLSPIPDAFFNPLYEKLKMYFVTGGMPESVKMWTEERSTELMQTVLHNILSTYERDFAKHVSPTEYPKISALWRSIPSQLAKENKKFIYRVAKEGARAREYEDALQWLVDAQLVRKVYRSSAPGLPISAYDDVSAFKLYLVDVGLLRRLALLAPSAITEGNRLFSEYKGALSENYVLQAILHQFEATPRYWSVLNPSYEVDFLIQRENDILPVEVKSEANVSSASLRKYKERFGEKVKLRVRFSLDNLKLDGDVLNIPLFMADCADSLIEKALGAR, via the coding sequence ATGGAGCGCTTTATTCTTGACGACCTACTTAAGTGGAAAGAGTCAAAGTATCGCAAGCCCTTGATCCTGCAGGGCGTGCGGCAGGTGGGGAAGACATGGGCGCTCAAAGAGTTTGGCAGAAGGCACTATAGCAGCATCGCCTACTTTAACTTCGAAGAAAATGAGGAATATCGGCAATTCTTTGTGGCCACCCGAGATGTCAACCGCATTTTGCAGAACCTTATGTTTGCCAGTGGTCAGACTTTGCTGCCGAAAGAAACCCTCGTCATTTTCGACGAGGTGCAGGGCTGCCCTGACGTGATTAACTCTCTCAAGTACTTCTGCGAAAACGCAAGCGAGTACCATGTCGCGTGCGCGGGCTCGCTGCTTGGCATTGCTTTGGCCAAGCCATCGTCATTTCCAGTTGGGAAAGTGGATTTCCTCAATCTTGTACCCATGTCTTTCTCCGAGTTTCTCGTTGCCAACGGCGACGGCAACTTTGTCGACTATCTGCGCAGCATTGAAATGCTCTCACCGATACCGGACGCTTTTTTCAATCCCTTGTATGAGAAGCTGAAGATGTATTTTGTTACAGGGGGGATGCCGGAATCGGTCAAGATGTGGACTGAAGAGCGCAGCACAGAGCTGATGCAGACGGTGCTGCATAACATCCTTAGCACATATGAAAGAGATTTTGCCAAACATGTAAGCCCGACAGAGTATCCGAAGATATCGGCTCTGTGGCGGTCTATCCCCTCGCAGCTTGCTAAGGAAAACAAGAAGTTCATCTATAGAGTGGCCAAGGAAGGTGCACGCGCGAGGGAGTATGAGGATGCGCTGCAGTGGCTTGTAGATGCACAGCTAGTACGCAAAGTTTACCGTAGCAGTGCGCCCGGACTTCCTATTTCCGCATACGATGACGTTTCCGCATTTAAGCTGTATCTCGTTGATGTAGGGTTACTACGCCGCCTGGCCCTGCTTGCGCCATCGGCCATTACAGAAGGGAACAGGCTATTTTCCGAGTATAAGGGCGCCCTTAGCGAAAATTATGTTCTCCAGGCTATTCTGCACCAGTTTGAAGCAACGCCGCGGTACTGGTCTGTTCTGAATCCATCCTATGAAGTGGACTTTCTCATTCAGAGAGAGAACGACATTTTGCCGGTTGAAGTTAAATCGGAGGCCAACGTATCTAGCGCGAGCCTGCGCAAGTATAAGGAAAGATTTGGCGAGAAAGTGAAGTTGCGGGTCCGATTTTCTCTCGACAATCTAAAGCTTGACGGCGACGTTTTGAACATTCCGCTCTTTATGGCAGACTGCGCGGATTCCCTAATCGAAAAGGCATTAGGGGCGAGGTGA
- a CDS encoding ABC transporter permease, with protein MAHIFKYRLKILLYDKVTMFWTLVFPIVLAGLFSLAFSRLGEGERLAVIDVALVENSENAAFVSAIEALSDGENRLFNLTRTPKDEALQLLAAGKVQGIITTDTPLLLTVNHSGIGPSILKLFVDSYMQSAAAVGRILAHDPTAGSRLTAVLAETRDFLADLPLNKRGTPNFMLIPYLSLLAMTCLLGGHVGMAEINALEANLSHHAARTSLAPLHKLKVLAAGMSAALLLQFSKLLLYFAFLVYLLGLDFGTRTPWVVGTILLCSMLSITFGAFVTSLVKGSVALKEGILLGVSLAGASLAGMNVAELKFIVERQARWLALINPAHRITDAFYALYYFDTYERFIASTLGIAVFILLFAGGTYYVVRRRDYVSL; from the coding sequence GTGGCACACATCTTTAAATACCGGCTGAAAATTCTCCTATATGACAAAGTCACTATGTTTTGGACGCTTGTCTTCCCCATTGTGCTGGCGGGCCTGTTTTCGTTAGCTTTTTCGCGACTCGGTGAGGGCGAGCGACTTGCCGTTATCGATGTAGCCCTTGTGGAAAATAGCGAGAACGCGGCATTCGTCTCTGCAATTGAGGCACTGTCTGACGGCGAAAACAGGCTGTTTAACCTTACTCGCACCCCAAAGGATGAGGCGCTGCAGCTGCTCGCTGCAGGCAAAGTGCAGGGGATAATTACTACAGACACACCGCTGCTCCTTACAGTCAATCATAGCGGCATTGGGCCAAGTATCCTGAAGTTGTTCGTTGACAGCTACATGCAGAGCGCGGCAGCAGTTGGGCGCATTCTCGCTCATGACCCGACCGCAGGCAGCAGACTGACCGCCGTACTGGCCGAGACCCGCGATTTTTTAGCTGACCTCCCCCTTAATAAGCGCGGCACGCCTAACTTTATGTTGATTCCCTACCTGTCTTTGCTGGCCATGACCTGCCTCCTGGGAGGGCATGTAGGCATGGCAGAGATCAATGCACTTGAGGCTAACCTTTCGCACCATGCTGCTCGAACCAGTCTGGCACCGCTACACAAGCTCAAAGTACTCGCCGCCGGCATGAGTGCAGCGCTATTGCTGCAGTTTAGCAAGCTGCTACTCTACTTTGCTTTCCTAGTCTACTTGCTGGGGCTAGACTTTGGCACACGCACCCCGTGGGTGGTAGGAACAATCCTGCTGTGTAGCATGCTTAGCATTACCTTTGGCGCATTCGTTACCTCTTTAGTGAAGGGCAGTGTAGCCCTCAAAGAAGGCATTCTGCTGGGCGTAAGTTTGGCAGGTGCAAGTCTCGCGGGAATGAATGTCGCCGAACTGAAGTTTATTGTAGAAAGGCAAGCGCGCTGGCTCGCGCTAATCAACCCGGCACACCGCATTACTGATGCGTTTTATGCACTTTACTACTTTGACACCTACGAGCGATTTATAGCCAGCACGCTAGGGATAGCAGTATTCATCTTGCTGTTTGCCGGCGGCACATATTATGTGGTAAGGAGGCGAGACTATGTCAGCCTTTAA
- a CDS encoding ABC transporter permease: protein MSAFKVCLKIVRSNLPGISIYFVVFVAISLVMTMIYRPPTVSSTFVPDKVNIAFFAAEETALVAGLREALAPQVNFVELPDDTLRLQEELFYRNIQYILRVPAGFTASFLQNGPLRLQRTSVEGAASAVYLNLRINRYLGILRLYADAAGGFGLALEQQVAFALQDLSQSAAVQLTSPTVATQRRARLGMYFNFLPYTLLFVITIGVASIFITFGGDKIKQRNQCGPVSPRIISLQCYLACLVFALASWGVLVAVSLAFGNQDVASPATWLYLLNSLVFTLSAAGLAYLLGNLTHNKEVVLAAANIAALGTSFISGVFVPQEFLGPTVLRVASFTPTFWYVRANSIIATVTTFSAATLSGYLSALAVQLGFAAAFVVIALAIEKGKRATAL from the coding sequence ATGTCAGCCTTTAAGGTTTGCCTAAAAATCGTCAGGAGTAACCTCCCCGGCATTTCCATCTATTTCGTGGTTTTTGTCGCTATCTCCCTAGTGATGACAATGATTTACCGCCCGCCGACGGTGAGCAGCACATTCGTCCCAGACAAAGTGAACATCGCTTTCTTTGCCGCCGAGGAAACCGCGTTGGTAGCCGGCTTGCGTGAGGCGTTAGCGCCGCAGGTGAACTTCGTAGAGCTTCCGGACGACACGCTTAGGCTACAAGAGGAGCTGTTCTACCGCAACATCCAATATATTCTGCGTGTGCCGGCCGGGTTTACCGCGTCCTTTCTGCAGAATGGCCCCTTGCGCCTGCAGCGGACAAGTGTAGAGGGTGCAGCCAGCGCGGTCTACCTCAATCTGCGCATCAACCGCTACTTAGGTATATTGCGCCTCTATGCCGACGCTGCCGGGGGGTTCGGGCTTGCGTTAGAGCAACAGGTAGCCTTTGCGCTCCAAGACTTATCGCAGTCTGCGGCGGTGCAGCTGACGTCGCCTACGGTAGCTACCCAAAGACGCGCGCGTCTGGGTATGTACTTTAACTTTTTGCCCTACACGCTACTCTTCGTCATCACTATAGGCGTCGCGTCCATCTTTATCACTTTCGGTGGGGATAAAATAAAGCAACGCAACCAATGCGGGCCGGTTAGCCCACGCATTATAAGCCTGCAGTGCTATCTCGCCTGCCTCGTCTTCGCACTAGCTAGCTGGGGTGTGTTGGTGGCAGTCAGCCTAGCATTTGGCAATCAAGACGTAGCCAGCCCGGCCACTTGGTTGTATCTTCTTAACTCGCTAGTCTTTACCCTTAGCGCTGCGGGACTGGCTTATCTGCTAGGCAATCTCACCCATAACAAGGAAGTAGTCTTGGCGGCGGCAAACATTGCTGCCTTGGGGACAAGTTTTATCAGCGGCGTGTTCGTGCCGCAAGAGTTTTTGGGGCCAACGGTTCTCAGAGTGGCAAGCTTTACCCCTACGTTTTGGTATGTGCGCGCCAACTCCATAATTGCGACCGTAACTACTTTTAGTGCCGCAACTTTATCGGGCTATCTATCTGCCCTAGCTGTGCAACTAGGCTTTGCCGCAGCCTTTGTCGTCATCGCCTTAGCCATCGAGAAGGGCAAGCGCGCGACTGCCCTATGA